One window of Cydia strobilella chromosome 10, ilCydStro3.1, whole genome shotgun sequence genomic DNA carries:
- the LOC134744614 gene encoding uncharacterized protein LOC134744614 isoform X2 — MATETENLKKLRVIRSQCKGTITRIDNFVKDPVCLAAASADILEARKEKLISTLKDYEKVQMDILSIDEGDGEQGHNTLLHQERNVNVEKPRINNDDSQQPLSSDAGLHKN; from the exons atggctACCGAAAcggaaaacctaaaaaaattacGCGTTATACGCTCGCAGTGTAAAGGAACGATTACGAGAATCGACAATTTTGTCAAGGATCCCGTATGTTTGGCAGCCGCCAGCGCCGATATATTAGAGGCGCGAAAAGAGAAGCTCATTTCCACCTTAAAAGATTACGAAAAGGTGCAAATGGACATACTAAGCATTGATGAAGGCGATGGTGAACAG GGCCACAACACATTGCTGCATCAGGAGCGCAATGTGAATGTGGAGAAGCCCAGAATAAATAATGATGACAGTCAGCAGCCACTATCATCTGATGCTG GGCTGCATAAAAACTGA
- the LOC134744614 gene encoding uncharacterized protein LOC134744614 isoform X1, with product MATETENLKKLRVIRSQCKGTITRIDNFVKDPVCLAAASADILEARKEKLISTLKDYEKVQMDILSIDEGDGEQVGEIEDKYYSILAKINSSLKMLNTKVTSDCHNASTCKLPTIEIPFYDGKDFTKFKPFFDLFTAVIDQNNSLSDVQKLFYLRKYLQEDALAVILNLPLVNESYKQAIQLLKKRFDNKARLVANHIGILLDISNIQKGTAASIRTFVSQINQQMHALKNLDEPVDKWDMLLISILTRKLDQFTHRAYQLDRDSDTMPTMAGFIEYLEKRAIALEDSHPNKHSTYYDGATKHVYNKSTCYEGTHKSIPKVTNVVSKSLPPCRYCDNKDHQIYNCPIFKMLPIAQRQSYVTEKHMCNVCLNNHDGKCKFTFKCKMCKQGHNTLLHQERNVNVEKPRINNDDSQQPLSSDAGLHKN from the exons atggctACCGAAAcggaaaacctaaaaaaattacGCGTTATACGCTCGCAGTGTAAAGGAACGATTACGAGAATCGACAATTTTGTCAAGGATCCCGTATGTTTGGCAGCCGCCAGCGCCGATATATTAGAGGCGCGAAAAGAGAAGCTCATTTCCACCTTAAAAGATTACGAAAAGGTGCAAATGGACATACTAAGCATTGATGAAGGCGATGGTGAACAGGTGGGAGAAATTGAAGACAAATACTATTCTATATTAGCAAAAATTAACAGCTCTCTTAAAATGTTAAACACAAAAGTGACTTCGGATTGCCACAACGCATCCACATGTAAGTTGCCCACAATAGAAATTCCCTTTTACGATGGAAAGGATTTCACTAAGTTTAAACCCTTTTTCGACTTATTTACTGCTGTTATCGATCAGAATAACTCGCTGTCTGATGTGCAAAAGCTTTTTTATTTGAGAAAGTACCTACAAGAGGATGCATTGGCGGTTATTCTGAACTTGCCATTGGTGAACGAGTCATATAAACAAgcaatacaattattaaaaaagagATTTGACAACAAGGCTAGATTAGTAGCAAACCATATAGGTATATTGTTAGATATTTCGAATATACAAAAGGGCACAGCAGCTTCCATACGAACATTTGTTTCACAAATAAATCAACAGATGCATGCATTAAAAAATTTAGATGAACCCGTCGATAAATGGGACATGCTTTTAATATCAATTTTGACTAGAAAGTTAGATCAATTCACACACCGGGCATATCAATTAGACCGGGACTCTGACACCATGCCTACTATGGCTGGTTTCATTGAATATTTAGAAAAGCGTGCTATAGCGCTCGAAGATAGTCATCCAAATAAACATAGTACCTACTATGATGGTGCTACCAAACatgtttataataaaagtaCTTGCTATGAAGGTACTCACAAATCAATACCTAAGGTTACAAATGTGGTATCGAAGTCGTTGCCGCCCTGTAGGTACTGTGATAACAAAGaccatcagatatataattgtcccatatttaaaatgttacctATTGCTCAGAGGCAATCTTATGTAACTGAAAAACACATGTGTAATGTATGCCTCAATAACCATGATGGTAAAtgtaaatttacttttaaatgtaaaatgtgtaaACAGGGCCACAACACATTGCTGCATCAGGAGCGCAATGTGAATGTGGAGAAGCCCAGAATAAATAATGATGACAGTCAGCAGCCACTATCATCTGATGCTG GGCTGCATAAAAACTGA